A window of the Besnoitia besnoiti strain Bb-Ger1 chromosome VI, whole genome shotgun sequence genome harbors these coding sequences:
- a CDS encoding hypothetical protein (encoded by transcript BESB_067900) — translation METHVFSTGDRWRRPRIAGALVKAPRRASCKRVSLFCLFTFLSPVGLLLCARAPHHLCLATLSIRLVGAETMLAEVVRRAKDLVGQQWRNGSRQIAERFDVSHSYLKSVLPQHDAVGLENYKMIADRYAELTEETRASVGARHFEEISKRNGHYQQILLE, via the coding sequence ATGGAGACCCACGTCTTCTCTACAGGGGATCggtggcgccggccgcggatCGCGGGGGCTCTTGTGAaggcgcctcggcgagcCTCATGCAAACGAGTgagtctcttctgtctctttaCCTTTCTGAGTCCCGTAGGTCTACTCCTCTGTGCCCGTGCTCCTCACCACTTGTGCCTTGCTACACTCTCGATCCGTCTCGTAGGCGCAGAGACGATGCTCGCCGAAGTCGTGCGGCGCGCCAAGGATTTAGTGGGTCAGCAGTGGAGGAACGGGTCACGGCAGATTGCGGAGCGCTTCGACGTCTCCCACAGTTACCTGAAGTCTGTTCTTCCTCAGCACGATGCTGTGGGACTCGAAAACTACAAGATGATCGCGGACCGGTACGCGGAACTGACAGAGGAAACCCGCGCGTCAGTCGGGGCGCGGCACTTTGAGGAGATCAGCAAGCGTAATGGTCACTATCAACAGATTCTCCTCGAGTAA